One Purpureocillium takamizusanense chromosome 12, complete sequence DNA window includes the following coding sequences:
- a CDS encoding uncharacterized protein (EggNog:ENOG503NWST~MEROPS:MER0001010~COG:E~COG:O): MADRDILPDNVKPVHYSVSLRDLEFKNWTYKGTVTIDSEIVKPTKEITLNTLELKLSHAKITVDHTKSSHTIESSNINYDERAQRATITFDQELPVSKKATVAIEFEGIMNNEMAGFYRSKYKPVATPAKSVPRDDEWHYMFSTQFESCDARRAFPCFDEPNLKATFDFEIEVPADQVALSNMPVKETKPTKDGWNLVSFERTPIMSTYLLAWAVGDFEYVEAHTERRYNGKQLPVRVYTTRGLKEQGRWALEHAHKIIDFFSEIFDIDYPLPKSDLIAVHEFTHGAMENWGLVTYRTTQVLFDEKTSDARYKNAVAYVVAHELAHQWFGNLVTMDWWDELWLNEGFATWVGWYAIDHLHPDWEVWAQFVNEGMEAAFHLDAIRASHPIHVPVRDALDVNQIFDSISYLKGCSAIRMLANHLGVKTFLKGVSNYLKAHAYGNAKTKALWDALSQASGKDVNALMGPWISKIGHPVLTVAEEPGQISIKQSRFLLTGDVKPEDDTTTWWVPLGLEGKKGQAGAADLSLTQKGETIREIDDDFYKLNSGATGFYRVNYPPARLAKLSTQLDKLGTEDKIAIIGSTADLAFSGDGTTASLLTFLEGFHNETHPLVWTQVLDTISSVKGVFSEDKEIKKGLENFALKLIANKIKEIGWEFPQGEGYLAGLLRKQLIGVAASCGHDETIQEALRRFNSWAQNPETNPIHPSLRVPVWRNAVLKDPARAIDILKKEWFNTKSIDGKLICLLALGATEDEDLLRKAIVPFNFNTSPPDNAVPAADMHVLCLHLADNPTGRAVQWEFMKNNWDACLAKLGNPIVLDRFVRLSLGSFTNAGILDEIDAFFKDKDTSSFNRTLGTVKDKIRGRAAYKQRDSAALKEWLSANKYL; encoded by the exons ATGGCCGACCGCGATATCCTTCCCGACAATGTCAAGCCCGTCCATTACAGCGTCTCGCTGCGGGACCTCGAGTTTAAGAACTGGACCTACAAGGGCACCGTGAC CATCGACTCTGAGATTGTCAAGCCTACCAAGGAGATCACTCTCAACACCCTCGAGCTCAAGCTGTCGCACGCCAAGATCACCGTTGACCATACCAAGTCGTCCCACACCATCGAGTCCTCCAACATTAACTACGATGAGCGGGCGCAGCGAGCCACTATTACATTCGACCAGGAGCTGCCCGTTTCCAAGAAAGCTACGGTCGCCATCGAGTTCGAGGGCATCATGAACAACGAAATGGCCGGCTTCTATCGCAGCAAGTACAAGCCCgtcgccacgcccgccaaGTCGGTTCCCCGCGATGACGAGTGGCATTACATGTTCAGCACCCAGTTCGAGTCGTgcgacgcccgccgtgcTTTCCCTTGCTTCGACGAGCCCAACCTCAAGGCCACCTTTGACTTTGAGATTGAGGTCCCCGCCGACCAGGTTGCACTCAGCAACATGCCCGTCAAGGAGACCAAGCCCACCAAGGACGGCTGGAACCTGGTCTCGTTTGAGAGGACGCCCATCATGAGCACCTACCTCCTTGCCTGGGCCGTGGGTGACTTTGAATATGTAGAGGCTCACACGGAGCGACGATACAACGGCAAGCAGCTGCCCGTCCGCGTCTACACCACCCGTGGCCTCAAGGAACAGGGTCGCTGGGCCCTCGAGCACGCCCACAAGATCATCGACTTCTTCTCAGAGATCTTCGACATTGACTACCCCCTCCCCAAGTCCGACCTGATTGCCGTCCACGAGTTTACGCACGGTGCCATGGAGAATTGGGGCCTCGTCACCTACCGCACCACCCAGGTCCTcttcgacgagaagacgTCCGATGCTCGCTACAAGAACGCCGTTGCctacgtcgtcgcccacgagTTGGCTCACCAGTGGTTTGGCAACCTGGTCACCATGGACTGGTGGGATGAGCTCTGGCTCAACGAGGGCTTCGCCACCTGGGTCGGCTGGTACGCCATCGACCACCTGCACCCTGACTGGGAAGTCTGGGCCCAGTTCGTCAACGAGGGCATGGAGGCGGCGTTCCACCTCGATGCCATCCGCGCCAGCCACCCGATTCACGTCCCGGTCCGCGATGCTCTCGACGTGAACCAGATCTTCGACTCTATCAGCTACCTCAAGGGCTGCTCGGCCATTCGTATGCTGGCCAATCACCTGGGCGTCAAGACCTTCCTCAAGGGCGTGTCCAACTACCTCAAGGCTCACGCCTATGGCAACGCCAAGACCAAGGCCCTCTGGGATGCCTTGTCGCAGGCATCGGGCAAGGACGTGAATGCTCTCATGGGCCCCTGGATCAGCAAGATTGGCCACCCCGTCTTGActgtcgccgaggagccTGGGCAGATCTCCATCAAGCAGTCCCGATTCCTGTTGACCGGCGACGtcaagcccgaggacgacaccaccacctggTGGGTGCCTCTCGGActcgagggcaagaagggtcaggcaggcgccgccgatctCTCGCTGACGCAAAAGGGCGAGACAATTCGTGAGATTGACGATGACTTCTACAAGCTCaacagcggcgccaccggctTCTATCGCGTCAATTACCCACCCGCGCGTCTGGCTAAGCTAAGCACTcagctcgacaagctcggcaCCGAGGATAAGATTGCCATCATCGGCTCTACCGCCGACCTCGCTTTCTCTGGCGATGGcacgacggcctcgttgcTGACATTCCTTGAGGGCTTCCATAACGAGACGCACCCCCTGGTGTGGACACAGGTACTCGATACCATCTCGAGTGTCAAGGGCGTCTTCTCCGAAGACAAGGAGATCAAGAAGGGCTTGGAGAACTTTGCTTTGAAGCTTATTGCCAacaagatcaaggagatTGGTTGGGAGTTCCCTCAGGGTGAGGGCTACCTTGCGGGTCTCCTGCGCAAGCAGCTCATTGGTGTTGCTGCTTCCTGCGGCCATGACGA GACCATCCAAGAGGCGCTCAGACGCTTCAACTCGTGGGCACAGAACCCCGAGACGaaccccatccatccttcGCTGAGAGTACCTGTCTGGCGCAACGCCGTCCTCAAGGACCCGGCCCGAGCCATTGATATACTCAAGAAAGAGTGGTTCAACACCAAGTCCATTGATGGCAAGCTCATCTGCCTCCTGGCTTTGGGGGCTACCGAAGACGAAGACCTTCTTCGCAAGGCCATTGTGCCCTTCAACTTCAACACCTCGCCCCCCGACAACGCCGTACCCGCGGCCGACATGCACGTCCTCTGCCTCCACCTTGCCGACAATCCCACTGGCCGTGCCGTGCAGTGGGAGTTCATGAAGAACAACTGGgatgcctgcctggccaAGCTCGGGAACCCGATCGTGCTTGACCGCTTCGTCCGTCTCAGCCTGGGTAGCTTCACCAACGCCGGCATCCTTGACGAGATAGACGCCTTCTTTAAGGATAAGGACACGAGCAGCTTTAACCGCACCCTTGGCACCGTCAAGGACAAgatccgcggccgcgccgcctacAAGCAGCGCGACTCGGCAGCCCTGAAGGAGTGGCTCAGCGCCAACAAGTACCTGTGA
- a CDS encoding uncharacterized protein (EggNog:ENOG503NXKD~MEROPS:MER0030934~SECRETED:SignalP(1-21~SECRETED:cutsite=ALA-TP~SECRETED:prob=0.7293)~COG:G) — translation MKLLAIRSVLSAILLSTTALATPAPAPVPAPAPDAAPEPITAPVVAAAAAGPDLEKRFDTVIVDIPTGGKVKGRSLLKVESFNAIPYADPPVGPLRLRPPRRLSRDPGTVDGTGLAAGCPQMYISSGARDAVEKIGGKLLDLPFLKPITGQEDCLTINVQRPAGTKPSDKLPVLFWIYGGGFQFGSTNTYDATSLLASAVGQKQPFVFVAVNYRLAGFGFMPGKEILKDGSANLGLLDQRMGLEWVADNIAAFGGDPSKVTIWGQSAGSISVYNQMLLYGGNATYKGHPLFRGAIMNSGSAVPADPVDCPKGQAVYDAVVASGGCAGSPDTLACLRGLDYDTFHKAVNSVPATTEYNSVALSYLPRPDGVLIPDSPDVMVEQGRLHAIPFILGDQEDEGTILSLAQTNVTTVDDMTDYLSNIYFHNAPREKLKQFVQTYEPALLQGSPFRTGIFNELYPGFKRMSAMLGDMTFILTRRIILKITTKTKPDMPFWSYLSSYDYGTPIVGTFHASDIIQVFYGIPPNNAMRSCRTYYFNFLYNLDPNKGVSGYTHWPQWKEKQEMMWFKSGSANGILKDDFRGGSAAFLEANRDIMHI, via the coding sequence ATGAAGCTACTCGCCATCCGGTCCGTCCTCTCGGCCATACTCCTATCGACGACGGCCCTGGCTACTCCCGCCCCTGCCCCCGTGCCCGCGCCAGCTCCTGATGCCGCGCCTGAGCCCATCACTGcccccgtcgtggccgccgccgccgctgggcctGACCTCGAGAAGCGCTTCGACACCGTCATCGTGGACATTCCcaccggcggcaaggtcaagggccGCTCGCTGCTCAAGGTCGAGTCCTTCAACGCCATCCCCTACGCGGACCCCCCCGTCGGGCCGCtgcgcctccgccccccgcggcgcctgTCCAGGGACCCGggcaccgtcgacggcacgggcctcgccgcggggtGCCCGCAGATGTACATCTCGTCGGGGGCGCGCGACGCGGTTGAAAAGATcggcggcaagctgctcgacctACCCTTCCTCAAGCCCATCACCGGCCAGGAGGACTGCCTGACGATCAACGTGCAGCGCCCCGCGGGGACCAAGCCGTCGGACAAGCTGCCGGTGCTCTTCTGGATCTACGGCGGGGGGTTCCAGTTTGGCAGCACCAACACGTACGACGCGACGAGCctgctcgccagcgccgtcgggcAGAAGCAGCCGTTCGTCTTCGTAGCCGTCAACTACCGCCTCGCGGGCTTCGGCTTCATGCCCGGCAAGGAGATCCTCAAGGACGGGAGCGCCAACCTGGGGCTCCTAGACCAGCGCATGGGCCTCGAATGGGTGGCCGACAACATCGCAgccttcggcggcgacccgtCCAAGGTGACCATCTGGGGCCAGTCGGCGGGCTCCATCTCCGTCTACAACCAGATGCTCCTCTACGGCGGCAACGCCACCTACAAGGGCCACCCACTGTTCCGTGGCGCCATCATGAACTCGGGCAGCGCCGTACCCGCCGACCCCGTCGACTGCCCCAAGGGCCAGGCCGTctacgacgccgtcgtcgcctcgggcggctgCGCCGGTTCCCCCGACACCCTCGCCTGCCTCCGCGGCCTCGACTACGACACCTTCCACAAGGCCGTCAACTCGGTCCCCGCCACCACGGAATACAACTCGGTCGCCCTCTCGTACCTGCCGCGGCCTGACGGCGTCCTTATACCCGACAGCCCCGACGTCATGGTCGAGCAGGGCCGCTTGCACGCCATCCccttcatcctcggcgaccaggaggacgagggcacCATCTTATCCCTCGCCCAGACCAACGtcaccaccgtcgacgacatgacCGACTACCTGTCCAACATCTACTTCCACAACGCCCCCCGCGAAAAGCTCAAGCAGTTCGTCCAAACCTACGagcccgccctcctccaggGCAGCCCCTTCCGCACCGGCATCTTCAACGAGCTGTACCCGGGCTTCAAGCGCATGTCCGCCATGCTCGGCGACATGACCTTCATACTGACCCGCCGCATCATCCTCAAGATCACCACAAAGACCAAGCCCGATATGCCCTTCTGGTCCTACCTCTCCTCGTACGACTACGGCACCCCCATCGTCGGCACCTTCCACGCCTCCGACATCATCCAGGTCTTCTACGGCATCCCGCCCAACAACGCCATGCGCAGCTGCCGCACCTACTACTTCAACTTCCTCTACAACCTCGACCCCAACAAAGGCGTCAGCGGCTATACCCACTGGCCCCAGTGgaaggagaagcaggagaTGATGTGGTTCAAGTCGGGCTCTGCCAACGGCATCCTTAAGGACGActtccgcggcggctccgccgccttTCTCGAGGCCAACAGGGACATAATGCACATTTGA